The Bactrocera dorsalis isolate Fly_Bdor chromosome 3, ASM2337382v1, whole genome shotgun sequence genomic interval acaaaaaattactattttaaaataaaaaatcactttaaattacttttacttttcaataaaGCTGGCAACACTCGGTCACATAACACTCAATGCATCagctgtatatatttatgcatttataaatttataaaaaatccaAATTGTTAATAAACGCAAAGCTTTTGCCAAATGCATtaacaaattatatatttattcgtATGTACAATGCCCATTAAAGAGTAATTTCGTTTCGAAAATCACCAACGAGTCAACTGCCACTCAACAAACCATCATTTATTCCTGTACCTAGGAAAAACTGTACATTAAAACGGAATTAACTGATAGTTATGTAGGTGAGTTGAAAGCATGTGTCACAACTGCGCTGGCTTTCGCTATTCTGCAACCAAATTTGAGCACTCCCCACTAGCAGAGGGAGTGTGGTGAAAATAGTGGAAACCACTTGGCTTAGTCTCAATAGTTCATGTattgtatgtaaatgcatatataaaaagtgataattataatatatgctTTTTATAAAGTCGTAGTTCAGACAATTTGCAGGCAGtgtatttttacattttgacttgatattaaaaaaaacatttttttttttttgaatttagtaTTGATTTTTTCGGCCAAAATACGagattatttcaatttttataatagtgaaaatcattttttttccaaaataacggtattaattaattatttcttgttgttagttagttttttttttatttctgtagaGTAGGCAGTTAGTTTCACTTTTGGTGTTATTTCATTGTTACCACTACGTGTTTATAcaacaatttctttttattgtttttgtttttagaactACTTTTGCGTACTTTTTCTTCGCTCAAATATCACATATAAgtcttttttatagaaattttgcttaaattaattaacttgtGGATTTTGTTTCAACCGTAACGGCATGTTATACTATAACgggttcaatttaatttttattgtttttgttttttgttgttattattactttattttataccCTCAACCGCACTTGGCTAGCTCGCATAAGAACGACGCACGGGAACTGGCGgaggaatttttgattttcgtattggctgttgttgttgttgttgcgtttgtgTATCGCCAAATTGCATTGGCGcgttttggttttgctttggcGATGGCGGCGATTGTTGTTGCACGCTGGTTGGTATACGCGTCGGCGGTATTTTCGGCAAGCCGTTCACACAGTTCCTCACAATCTCCGTTTTCACTTCCTAAGATTTGAGacagaaaaaagaagaaataaatattattagctaatcaatataaatttaggTAAATTGCTTGCTCACCTTTTTCGGTGACAACGGCGCTGTGGGCGAACCGGTCGGTGTTGTTGGTACGCGCTTCCAACCGCTGCTTTTGCGCCACGAGTTGGCCGGTCGCTGCTGTAGACGTTCTTGCAACTTGTGCGCGCACGCGGAGCCGCCGCGACTCGCGCCTCCACTACCGTTACCGCTGCCGCCGACGATTGCGCCGTTCACGCTTTCGCTGCGTACCACACGCGGCGGCTTGGCGTCGTTGCCGTTCGTGTTTGCCGCGTTACGCAGCAGTCCGTTCAAGTCGTTTTCGGTTTTGTGCAACATCGATTTGGATTTGATCATCGGTAGCGCGGGGCTATTGGTGTTGGGTCGACGCAGTTCCGTGCGTATAATCGCCTCAATGCATTCTTGTTCGTTTAGCTTGTGCAACGTTTCGTTTTCCAGTTGCAAGTCTTCGATTTCGATATCACTGCTTTCGTTGCCACACAATTGTGTGTCCATTTCCTCTTCGATGCCGCCTTCGATAGTACTGCCGTTCAGTTCGTGTTGCGTTGTCGTACAACGCGATTGTTCGTCCGATTCACTGGACGAACAGCTGGTCACTTGTGCGCGTCCCGCCTCGCTTGGCGTCGGGCTGGTCGCTTTCAGTCGATTGCCATTTAATGCGATTTTACTGCGCAGCCGTAAGCGTCGCTTCGACAAACTAGACGTTTCGTCTTCTTCTTCGTCGTCGTCCTCATCGTCTGTTTCGCCCTCGATGTAGGAGAAGAGACTGCGCGCCGAAGCCGAACGTATGTCGACAAGTTTGTAGAACTCGTTGGTGAATTCGGTGCGCGCAATGTCTTCATCTTCGGAGTAAACAATCtgcgaaaaagcaaaaattagtaaACATTAAACCATGAATCGAGCGTATCACAACGTGTATCAAACTCACCTTTTGTTGCAGCAATTGTGATATCGCCTCGGATTCCGAGTCCGTTTCCGCGGTGGTCGATGTGAGAAAATCATTCGAATTCCACATCCACTCGTTTTCACCATTTTGCCGCCTCAAATTGGTCAACAAACGTCCGCCGCGCATAAGTTGCTGTCCGTCGTCCAGCGTCACTACAGGCAACTCTTCTTGCGACATACTCCAGTCTTCCATTTCAGTCGAACACGGTTCGGCTGGCAGTAGCCACTGTTCGGGCTCCTCTGGCAAATCTTCCAGATGTCCATTCGATGGCTGCGGTTGTCCGCTGCTCATCGTACAGTATCCTTCGTCGCGTCCCTTTGCCGGACTTGCTGAGAGCGCCGCATTTTGCGCTTCCAAATCGCGTACCCGATTCTTAAGCATGGTGACCTCTTCGCGTAGTATATCCTCTGCGACAATGGCATCCACTACCTTGCGCATTACATCGTCCAGACAACGTTCGTAATGACGTATGCTGCGTTTGAGCGTGTAATTCTCTTGTTGCATGGAACGTAACAGCGTCTCTTGGTGGGTGATGCGGGTCtgaagtgaaataaaaagaaaggaaGGGGTTTAAAATTGCAAGCGACAAAAAGTACTAAAAGTTTCAGGAATGTAAAAATAGGCGATCTCAACTTAAATAGGCTATATTGACCTAACCAAACGAGCtttgaaaactttaataatTGAAGAGCACAGCGAAGCCTCTGCCGGAACTGATATTGATAAAATATGTCAATGCCGTCATATTACGACTCAAAAAACTATTGGTATTGGtttgctttttttgtaaaagtgttCAAAAAAACAATACTCGAACACTGTATGAACCACATTTTAGAAGCTTAGTCAGCCAAATGACTTTAATTAAGAAGTACTTATGactgagaaataaagtcctctctcgacgaatacactcattattcccgtcctactatattGTGCAGTGGAAATATTTCAGAAATGCCTGACAAGTAGtctcatttgatttttgttactTGGTCTAATCTTAAGATAACAGAGTTTACGAAGCCATTGTTAAGATTGTGGTGATATGAAGTATCCAAATTGTCGGAATGGagtttaatatgtattttacgCCTTTACGTTGTTCTCCGGAGACTGAGGACTGGGTAGAGCCTTTTTCTGTTATAAACTTCAATCGAGGATGAGTATTTATAAGGGTGGCTCGTATGAGGGTAACTCTTCTTTACACACTAGAAAGCTATCTACATATTTTCATCAACTGGGGATATTTCGGTGTATAAGGTATTTGAAGACATTCTGCCATCCAGACATCCTTAACAGATCTTCATTCTTATTAGCGGCTTTTGGTTCGATAAACTTTGTGAATTGgggaatcgaacaaacaactggtataaatgaaCTATACCGTTTGTCATCCAGTCAAAATAGAATGGCAAGCGATTACACCAACTCAACGAAATATTGAACCATCAGTTAGCTTCAGGTTTATCTCCGATAGTAGGTAATGTcacactttttttgttttcttaaatgcATTCTATTTTAAGCATCTACTTAAATCAATTCTATTTTAAACACCTACTTAACTGGCGTAATGGTTATAGAATATTCTTGTGAATTTAAACAGCAAACATTCATACGTCATTGACTACTTAGTGACTCTAGTTGCTAGCCGTTAATGcacagatttttttattgtaataaaacgaacatttttcattgttgttgcacGAGTGTGCCTGATAGTGGTTAATATCTTCAATCAACAAGTCGACAATGTGTTAATTGAAGTTGGCATTCATTTGGAGGCGATTAATATTTCTGATGCGTTGAAATGATAATAAGTCTACGTTGTCTAACTAATTTCGTAAAGTATATTATTAGGTCG includes:
- the LOC105222105 gene encoding uncharacterized protein LOC105222105 isoform X2, whose protein sequence is MLAGIRKRLARKTLDIKEEDDDKDDIQAFSPPTNYITISQGKIQLVHQQRSQESDISDAQNRKDRSHCVSPTFEKELREQLDNMNRVIKSKERKQKQTCPGHKTLQTRITHQETLLRSMQQENYTLKRSIRHYERCLDDVMRKVVDAIVAEDILREEVTMLKNRVRDLEAQNAALSASPAKGRDEGYCTMSSGQPQPSNGHLEDLPEEPEQWLLPAEPCSTEMEDWSMSQEELPVVTLDDGQQLMRGGRLLTNLRRQNGENEWMWNSNDFLTSTTAETDSESEAISQLLQQKIVYSEDEDIARTEFTNEFYKLVDIRSASARSLFSYIEGETDDEDDDEEEDETSSLSKRRLRLRSKIALNGNRLKATSPTPSEAGRAQVTSCSSSESDEQSRCTTTQHELNGSTIEGGIEEEMDTQLCGNESSDIEIEDLQLENETLHKLNEQECIEAIIRTELRRPNTNSPALPMIKSKSMLHKTENDLNGLLRNAANTNGNDAKPPRVVRSESVNGAIVGGSGNGSGGASRGGSACAHKLQERLQQRPANSWRKSSGWKRVPTTPTGSPTAPLSPKKEVKTEIVRNCVNGLPKIPPTRIPTSVQQQSPPSPKQNQNAPMQFGDTQTQQQQQQPIRKSKIPPPVPVRRSYAS
- the LOC105222105 gene encoding uncharacterized protein LOC105222105 isoform X1 → MLAGIRKRLARKTLDIKEEDDDKDDIQAFSPPTNYITISQGKIQLVHQQRSQESDISDAQNRKDREVLENRIVELEEALSHLQERFNNSHCVSPTFEKELREQLDNMNRVIKSKERKQKQTCPGHKTLQTRITHQETLLRSMQQENYTLKRSIRHYERCLDDVMRKVVDAIVAEDILREEVTMLKNRVRDLEAQNAALSASPAKGRDEGYCTMSSGQPQPSNGHLEDLPEEPEQWLLPAEPCSTEMEDWSMSQEELPVVTLDDGQQLMRGGRLLTNLRRQNGENEWMWNSNDFLTSTTAETDSESEAISQLLQQKIVYSEDEDIARTEFTNEFYKLVDIRSASARSLFSYIEGETDDEDDDEEEDETSSLSKRRLRLRSKIALNGNRLKATSPTPSEAGRAQVTSCSSSESDEQSRCTTTQHELNGSTIEGGIEEEMDTQLCGNESSDIEIEDLQLENETLHKLNEQECIEAIIRTELRRPNTNSPALPMIKSKSMLHKTENDLNGLLRNAANTNGNDAKPPRVVRSESVNGAIVGGSGNGSGGASRGGSACAHKLQERLQQRPANSWRKSSGWKRVPTTPTGSPTAPLSPKKEVKTEIVRNCVNGLPKIPPTRIPTSVQQQSPPSPKQNQNAPMQFGDTQTQQQQQQPIRKSKIPPPVPVRRSYAS
- the LOC105222105 gene encoding uncharacterized protein LOC105222105 isoform X3, with protein sequence MFVMPRFHYKPLKYGNFGCNVSHCVSPTFEKELREQLDNMNRVIKSKERKQKQTCPGHKTLQTRITHQETLLRSMQQENYTLKRSIRHYERCLDDVMRKVVDAIVAEDILREEVTMLKNRVRDLEAQNAALSASPAKGRDEGYCTMSSGQPQPSNGHLEDLPEEPEQWLLPAEPCSTEMEDWSMSQEELPVVTLDDGQQLMRGGRLLTNLRRQNGENEWMWNSNDFLTSTTAETDSESEAISQLLQQKIVYSEDEDIARTEFTNEFYKLVDIRSASARSLFSYIEGETDDEDDDEEEDETSSLSKRRLRLRSKIALNGNRLKATSPTPSEAGRAQVTSCSSSESDEQSRCTTTQHELNGSTIEGGIEEEMDTQLCGNESSDIEIEDLQLENETLHKLNEQECIEAIIRTELRRPNTNSPALPMIKSKSMLHKTENDLNGLLRNAANTNGNDAKPPRVVRSESVNGAIVGGSGNGSGGASRGGSACAHKLQERLQQRPANSWRKSSGWKRVPTTPTGSPTAPLSPKKEVKTEIVRNCVNGLPKIPPTRIPTSVQQQSPPSPKQNQNAPMQFGDTQTQQQQQQPIRKSKIPPPVPVRRSYAS